A genomic window from Halogeometricum sp. S3BR5-2 includes:
- a CDS encoding twin-arginine translocation signal domain-containing protein, with amino-acid sequence MPSRRNFLRRVGATAAVGSVATTAGCLNGGFVRTKLGGGSTDTVDLSSPDDDVFVPPDRFDAYRNRMRAEYGAAAIPWSDPDSLPVRFLGARARRMEITPSRRLAVQDAALLVHRLADERYRLRLWSAGRLLGKRYEVDPWGYYTEEPAFTWLEQEIEAEADDHLSAGRSLSTDGGRVRAAGGAVTVPDGSYESNVERETYRSRWEGFHPGVVPLVGACELSFVDPSERRFTWSLSNGVGIRTPY; translated from the coding sequence GTGCCCTCCAGACGCAACTTCCTCCGACGGGTCGGCGCGACGGCCGCGGTCGGGTCGGTGGCGACGACGGCTGGTTGCCTGAACGGCGGCTTCGTCCGCACGAAACTCGGCGGGGGCTCGACCGACACGGTCGACCTCTCCTCGCCCGACGACGACGTCTTCGTCCCGCCGGATCGGTTCGACGCGTACCGGAATCGAATGCGAGCGGAGTACGGTGCGGCCGCGATTCCGTGGTCGGACCCGGATTCGCTCCCGGTTCGATTTCTCGGCGCCCGCGCGCGCCGGATGGAAATCACTCCGAGCCGACGGCTCGCAGTTCAGGACGCGGCGCTGCTCGTCCACCGCCTCGCGGACGAGCGGTACCGCCTCCGTCTGTGGAGCGCCGGTCGCCTCCTCGGGAAGCGCTACGAGGTCGACCCGTGGGGCTACTACACCGAGGAACCGGCGTTCACGTGGCTCGAACAGGAGATCGAAGCGGAGGCCGACGACCACCTCTCCGCGGGCCGTTCGCTCTCGACCGACGGTGGCCGAGTCCGCGCGGCGGGCGGCGCGGTGACGGTGCCCGACGGCTCGTACGAGTCGAACGTCGAACGCGAGACGTACCGGTCGCGCTGGGAGGGATTCCATCCCGGCGTCGTCCCGCTTGTCGGCGCCTGCGAACTGTCGTTCGTCGACCCGTCGGAGCGCCGGTTCACGTGGAGCCTCTCGAACGGGGTCGGCATCCGAACGCCGTACTAA
- a CDS encoding ABC transporter substrate-binding protein, with amino-acid sequence MDRKGNTDGGTERVSRRRFLTTAGATGVAMGIAGCSGGSGGGATTGGGGTANSEPVKFVSNNNSPKFKEMLNGFADQFEEERGIPVDIEFTEIGGDYGRRVAQLIQGGNPPDIINAEQFRIGAYAVQGILRSVGDVISAVEEQEEEIPDNFKFSYEGEPRLVPAVASVTNNWYRSDIYEELGAPEPTTWEKEREAARTITEADNDLLGLGYTTSATVYGSYHAWCRLWGNDAQVARRSDGTVQVALDSGSNRERVREVLEYTKEMTEYSPTATNWDWGEIYESYTGGTTATAVYSGGRPKTQSIAQDRPWAESTKRVSNPYNASNRDAPMGNSAATGYALVQGSANPEGAKEFVQYMVTGERLVEYARALRFHNIPIYESWYEPGSRYREGWDYLNDNFTEETIQGERDALFGGNSQPFTAETDPPNPYAAPAFTSFQLGQMFYDVTQGNASVEQAIDNAAEELRSSTGME; translated from the coding sequence ATGGACCGGAAAGGCAACACGGACGGCGGGACCGAACGGGTATCACGGCGACGGTTTCTGACCACCGCGGGCGCGACCGGTGTCGCGATGGGAATAGCGGGCTGTTCGGGCGGAAGCGGCGGCGGCGCGACGACGGGAGGCGGCGGGACGGCGAACTCCGAACCGGTAAAGTTCGTCTCCAACAACAACTCCCCGAAGTTCAAAGAGATGCTGAACGGGTTCGCCGACCAGTTCGAAGAGGAGCGGGGAATTCCCGTCGACATCGAGTTCACCGAGATCGGCGGCGACTACGGCCGCCGGGTCGCGCAGTTGATACAGGGCGGGAACCCGCCGGACATCATCAACGCCGAGCAGTTCCGCATCGGCGCGTACGCGGTGCAGGGTATCCTCCGTTCGGTCGGGGACGTGATCAGCGCGGTCGAAGAGCAGGAAGAGGAGATACCGGACAACTTCAAGTTCAGCTACGAGGGCGAACCGCGACTCGTGCCGGCGGTGGCGTCGGTGACGAACAACTGGTACCGCTCGGACATCTACGAGGAACTCGGCGCGCCCGAACCGACCACGTGGGAGAAGGAGCGCGAGGCCGCGCGAACGATCACGGAGGCCGACAACGACCTCCTCGGACTCGGGTACACGACGTCCGCGACGGTGTACGGGTCGTATCACGCGTGGTGTCGGCTCTGGGGCAACGACGCCCAAGTGGCGCGGCGGTCCGACGGAACCGTCCAGGTCGCGCTCGATTCGGGGAGCAACCGCGAGCGGGTGCGGGAGGTCTTGGAGTACACGAAGGAGATGACCGAGTACTCCCCCACCGCCACGAACTGGGACTGGGGGGAGATATACGAGTCCTACACCGGTGGAACGACCGCGACGGCCGTCTACTCGGGCGGCCGCCCGAAGACGCAGTCCATCGCGCAGGACCGGCCGTGGGCGGAGTCGACCAAACGGGTCTCGAACCCGTACAACGCCTCGAACCGGGACGCGCCGATGGGCAACTCCGCGGCGACCGGCTACGCCTTGGTTCAGGGCTCCGCCAACCCCGAGGGCGCCAAGGAGTTCGTCCAGTACATGGTGACCGGCGAGCGACTCGTCGAGTACGCGCGGGCGCTCCGGTTCCACAACATCCCCATCTACGAGAGCTGGTACGAACCGGGCTCGCGGTACCGGGAGGGCTGGGACTACCTCAACGACAACTTCACCGAGGAGACGATTCAGGGCGAACGCGACGCGCTCTTCGGGGGCAACTCGCAGCCGTTCACGGCTGAGACGGACCCGCCGAACCCCTACGCCGCCCCCGCGTTCACGTCGTTCCAACTCGGGCAGATGTTCTACGACGTCACGCAGGGTAACGCGTCCGTCGAGCAGGCCATAGACAACGCGGCAGAGGAACTCCGCAGCAGCACCGGGATGGAGTGA
- a CDS encoding carbohydrate ABC transporter permease, translated as MSSATDYVSSLVPRRWTRTTNSYLGDLFENEYALLVVCLGPALALFFLVAILPMAWAFNLSLYEVSTLNPVWTWVGPGRFVDILTSSGFQNAFVRSLIFGFGSVAIQLVLGVGLALLVNKDFRGDVLARALALLPYMVPAVVIGMVGQFMLNAQYGIVNLALLRVGILDQPVAFLGLPETAMATIMVVASWKFAVFVTLLTLARLQSIPDHFYEGATMCGANAWQKFRDVTLPRIQNVILIAALLRTLWMFNKFDIIYIMTRGGPGQTTTTIPLLAYEIAFNQYELGQAAAIAALMFVFLALWSVLYFRVARPEEEVRVA; from the coding sequence ATGTCTTCGGCAACTGACTACGTCAGCTCGCTCGTCCCGCGCAGGTGGACTCGCACCACGAACAGCTACCTCGGCGACCTCTTCGAGAACGAGTACGCCCTGCTGGTCGTCTGTCTCGGACCGGCGCTCGCGCTGTTCTTCCTGGTCGCCATCCTCCCGATGGCGTGGGCGTTCAACCTCAGCCTCTACGAGGTGTCGACGCTGAATCCGGTCTGGACCTGGGTCGGTCCCGGCCGGTTCGTCGATATCCTGACCTCCAGCGGGTTCCAGAACGCGTTCGTCAGGAGCCTCATCTTCGGGTTCGGCTCCGTCGCCATTCAACTCGTCCTCGGCGTCGGACTGGCGCTGCTCGTCAACAAGGACTTCCGAGGGGACGTGCTGGCGCGAGCGCTCGCGCTCCTGCCCTACATGGTTCCCGCGGTCGTCATCGGGATGGTCGGCCAGTTCATGCTCAACGCGCAGTACGGCATCGTCAACCTCGCGCTCCTCCGGGTCGGGATTCTCGACCAGCCGGTCGCGTTTCTCGGGCTTCCCGAGACGGCGATGGCGACCATCATGGTCGTCGCCTCCTGGAAGTTCGCCGTGTTCGTCACGCTGCTGACGCTCGCGCGCCTGCAGTCGATTCCGGACCACTTCTACGAGGGCGCGACCATGTGCGGGGCGAACGCGTGGCAGAAGTTCCGGGACGTGACGCTGCCCCGCATCCAGAACGTCATCCTCATCGCGGCGCTGCTCCGGACGCTCTGGATGTTCAATAAGTTCGACATCATCTACATCATGACCCGCGGCGGTCCCGGACAGACCACCACGACGATACCGCTGCTCGCCTACGAGATCGCGTTCAACCAGTACGAACTCGGTCAGGCGGCGGCCATCGCGGCGCTGATGTTCGTGTTCCTCGCCCTCTGGTCGGTGCTGTACTTCCGGGTCGCACGGCCCGAAGAGGAGGTGCGCGTCGCGTGA
- a CDS encoding carbohydrate ABC transporter permease gives MTQIVGTYLSYGQAARIKSISYQIVVWATLLTLMVPIIWLVIGAFSGLEALLSGNISRIFSSITLDPIRQVFFASNFFTYYRNSLVVAAGVVVFTVVASTLAGYGLTRVQFRGKKWLARLILFGYMFPPLLLSLPMYQIWRELGLLNSLFGLVIAEASVPLPFGIWTMWLFFQTVPLDYEESVWMAGGSRWHSFKDVALPQAAPGMIAVGIFAFQSAWNNYTYPKVLISEDALRPLTTGITQYAVQNYVFWNQVMAIAFTIVIPAFLMVYFLQKYLLEGYKATA, from the coding sequence GTGACGCAGATCGTCGGCACCTACCTCAGTTACGGGCAGGCGGCTCGCATCAAATCGATCTCCTACCAGATCGTCGTCTGGGCGACGCTTCTCACCCTGATGGTGCCGATCATCTGGCTCGTCATCGGCGCGTTCAGCGGACTGGAAGCGCTCCTGTCCGGAAACATCTCTCGCATCTTCTCCAGTATCACCTTAGATCCGATTCGACAGGTGTTCTTCGCGTCGAACTTCTTCACCTACTACCGAAACAGCCTGGTCGTCGCCGCCGGCGTCGTCGTCTTCACCGTCGTCGCGTCGACGCTCGCCGGGTACGGACTGACGCGCGTCCAGTTCCGCGGGAAGAAGTGGCTCGCGCGGCTGATCCTCTTCGGATACATGTTCCCGCCGCTGCTGCTGTCGCTTCCGATGTACCAGATCTGGCGGGAACTGGGGCTGCTCAACTCCCTGTTCGGACTCGTCATCGCCGAGGCGTCCGTCCCGCTTCCCTTCGGCATCTGGACGATGTGGCTGTTCTTCCAGACCGTCCCGCTCGACTACGAGGAGTCGGTCTGGATGGCCGGCGGGTCGCGCTGGCACTCGTTCAAGGACGTCGCGCTCCCGCAGGCGGCGCCGGGGATGATTGCGGTCGGAATCTTCGCGTTTCAGTCCGCCTGGAACAACTACACCTATCCGAAGGTGCTCATCTCCGAAGACGCGCTCCGCCCCCTCACGACCGGCATCACTCAGTACGCCGTCCAGAACTACGTGTTCTGGAATCAGGTGATGGCCATCGCGTTCACCATCGTCATCCCGGCGTTCCTGATGGTGTACTTCCTGCAGAAGTACCTGCTCGAAGGCTACAAAGCAACCGCCTAA
- a CDS encoding ABC transporter ATP-binding protein, with translation MTNIQVENLRKEFSGESGTITAVDDVSFTVEDGEFVCIVGPSGCGKTTLLRCIAGLETPTSGSIQLGGEEVANVPPQHRNLAFVFQDITLYPHMKVWQNISYPLKLSGHSKDERYEQAREVAETIQIGELLDKYPGDLSGGQQQRVAIGRSIIRSPRAYLLDEPMSDLDAKLKKEMRVELQQIQREVGGTMTYVTHDQEEAMTLSDRMLVMDDGEIQQYGSPHTVYHEPNNAFVAQFIGSPEINLLSATCPNGDARTVKVDESGWRIGTGIDEEVPEEVMVGFRPRHTTVHRDGSGELEGEISLVESVGDEGIVYVDSDVGELRSVVEIEDNPVREGETVGIDVERTYLFDREDGTLVTHDADLQSRSETRVTS, from the coding sequence ATGACAAACATACAAGTAGAAAATCTCCGGAAGGAGTTTAGCGGCGAATCGGGCACAATCACAGCGGTCGACGACGTGTCGTTCACCGTCGAGGACGGCGAGTTCGTCTGCATCGTCGGGCCGTCCGGGTGCGGGAAGACGACGCTACTCCGCTGTATCGCCGGGTTGGAGACGCCCACGAGCGGGAGCATCCAACTGGGCGGCGAAGAGGTCGCCAACGTTCCGCCGCAGCACCGGAACCTCGCGTTCGTGTTTCAGGATATCACCCTCTATCCGCACATGAAGGTGTGGCAGAACATCTCGTACCCGCTCAAGCTGAGCGGTCACTCGAAGGACGAGCGGTACGAGCAGGCGCGAGAGGTGGCCGAGACGATTCAGATCGGCGAGCTACTGGACAAGTATCCGGGCGACCTCTCGGGCGGCCAACAGCAGCGAGTCGCCATCGGCCGGTCGATTATCCGCTCCCCGCGGGCGTACCTCCTCGACGAACCGATGAGCGACCTCGACGCGAAGCTGAAAAAGGAGATGCGGGTCGAACTCCAGCAGATCCAGCGGGAGGTCGGGGGGACGATGACGTACGTCACCCACGACCAGGAGGAGGCGATGACGCTCTCGGACCGGATGCTCGTCATGGACGACGGGGAGATACAGCAGTACGGCTCCCCGCACACGGTGTATCACGAACCGAACAACGCGTTCGTCGCGCAGTTCATCGGGTCGCCCGAGATCAACCTCCTGTCGGCGACCTGTCCGAACGGGGACGCCCGGACCGTGAAAGTAGACGAGAGCGGATGGAGGATCGGAACCGGAATCGACGAAGAAGTCCCCGAAGAGGTGATGGTCGGGTTCCGCCCGCGGCACACGACCGTCCACCGGGACGGTTCGGGGGAACTCGAAGGCGAGATATCCCTCGTTGAGTCGGTCGGCGACGAGGGAATCGTCTACGTCGACAGCGACGTCGGAGAGCTCCGGAGCGTGGTCGAAATCGAGGATAACCCGGTCAGAGAGGGAGAGACCGTCGGAATCGACGTCGAGCGAACGTACCTCTTCGACCGGGAGGACGGAACGCTGGTGACGCACGACGCCGACCTCCAATCGCGAAGCGAGACGCGAGTCACCTCGTAG